The Candidatus Nanopelagicales bacterium genome includes the window TCTGCTTGGCCTTGGCCCGGCCGCGCCCCATGGCTCGACCCCCTCGCGCACCGGTCGGTCGGTGCGTCCTCTCGTGCGTGGCAGGCCCGCCGGCGGGGTGGTGCCGGTGCCTGCGTGTCCGACGGAAGCGTACCTGCCCCGGCGCCGTGGGGGCAGCCAGGTTCGCGTGTGGCGTACGGTCGGCCGACCCCCGCCTCACCGAAACGGTCGCTACCCGGGCTCCCGCGGCGCCGGAAGCGACGGTTTCGGTCAGAACGTGCGGAAGCGGGGGGCGGTGGCCGCGGCGGCCGCGACGCGGTCCTCGGCCTCCGCGGCGGCGGCCGCCTCGGGGGTGACCCCCTCCGCCCGCGCCCGGTCCAGGACCCGCACGGTGGTGTCGAACACCCGGAGCACCCGGGCCCGGGCCCGGTCCATGTCGAACCCGTGCACCTCCTCGGCCACCTGGATCACGCCGCCGCAGTTGACCAGGTAGTCGGGGGCGTACAGCACCCCCCGCTCGGCCAGCAGGTCCGCCACGGCCTCCTCGGCGAGCTGGTTGTTGGCGCCGCCGCACACCGCGGCGGCCCGCAGCCGGGCGGCGACGTCGCGGGTCAGTGCGCCGCCCAGGGCGTTGGGGGAGAACACGTCCAGGTCCCGCTCGACCAGGTCCTCGGTGGACGCGGCGATCTCGACGCCCGGTACCTCGTCCCGCACCGCGTCCAGCGCGGCGGCCGACGGGTCGGCGACCACGACATGCGCCCCCTCCTCGGCCAGGTGCGCCGCCAGCCGCCGCCCGACCTTGCCCGCTCCGGAGATGCCGACCCGGCGCCCGGCCAGGTCCGGCGACCCCCACAGGTGCTGCGCGCAGGCCCGGATGCCCTGCCACACGCCCACCGCGGTGAGGATCCCGCTGTCGCCGGCGCCGCCCTGGGCCGGCGACCTGCCGGTCGTCCACGGGCACACCTCGGCCACCACGTCCATGTCCTCCACGTACGTCCCCACGTCGCACGCGGTCACGTAGCGGCCGCCGAGCGACGCCACCAGGCGGCCGTACGCGCGCAGCAGCTCCGGCGTCTTGTCCGTGCGCGGGTCGCCCATGATGACGGCCTTGCCGCCGCCGTGGTCGAGGCCGGCGAGGGCGTTCTTGTACGTCATCGCCCGGGCCAGCCGCAGCACGTCGGCGAGGGCGGCGTCCTCGTCCGGGTAGGGGTACATCCGGGTCCCGCCGAGGGCCGGTCCGAGGGCCGTGGAGTGGATCGCCACCACCGCCCGCAGCCCCGTCCCGGGGTCGCTTCCGACCACCACCTGCTCGTGCCCCTCGAGGCGCTCCCACGGTCCCGCGGCCATGCCCGTGAGCGTACGGCTCGGGCGAAGCGCTTGCCTGAGCACGCAGCCGATGCGATAGTCCGACCGGCCAAAACGGGCAGATCACCCCGTCGCACCCCCGTGGCGCGGGTGCCCGTGGCGGCCGACGCAGACCCGCCCGGGTGCCTCGCGCCCCTCTCCCCCCGGCCGGGTCCATGACCTGTGGAGGGCGCATGGCCGGACGTACTCCGGACTCCGAGCAGCTGCTCACCCCGGCCGAGGTCGCGGCGATGTTCCGGGTGGACCCCAAGACCGTGACCCGCTGGGCCAAGGCCGGCAAGCTCACCAGCATCCGCACCCTGGGTGGGCACCGGCGCTACCGGGCCAGCGAGGTCCGCGCCCTGCTCGAGGGCGTGCCCCAGCCGCGCGACGGCGCCGACACCGGCGCGATCCCCGTGGTCCCCCCGCCCCCGCCGCCGCCTCCGCCAGTGCACCCGTCCCCCTCGGGCCCCCCAGGCTCCGGCCCGCCCGCGCCTAGCCCGCCCGCGCCCGCGGAGCGCGACGAGGACGCGTAGCCCCGCACCTGCGCCCCCGCGCCCGATTGATCCCCGCGAGATCGCAGTCGTGGCGCGGATTCCACTCCGTATGACCGCCACGAGTGCGATCTCGCAGTGATCTTCCGCGGAGTGACCCCGCGTGTCGGCCTCTGGGGCCGGCGGCAGGGAGTAGGGCGCTCGCGCTACGCGCCGGGGGCCGAGGAACCCAGCCGGGACGCCAGCGGGACCTTGATCTCCTGCGCCGTCGGGTCGAGGTCCGCGACGTCGATGTCGAGCGCCTGGCCGCCCCACTGCTCGAACGCGGCCGCGATCGCCCGCCGGGCCTCGTCGTACTTGCGGCTCACCAGCCGCCGCGCCGCCCACGCGGACTCCCGGGAGCGCAGCGCCGACTCGATCCGGTCGACCTGCTCCGGTGAGGCGAGCAGCCCGTAGGCCACCTGCAGGCCGAGCCGGGCGTCGATCCGATAGTCGTGGCCGCGCCGTACGAACGTCCCCGGCCGCGACTGCATGCCGTTCTTCAGGTCCACCACCGCCAGCACGAACGACGTGATGGACCGGAACCGCGTCTCCCGCGGCACCATCGGCGGCCGCGAGGCCGGGGGCCCCAGCCACCACGGCCGCTCGACCACCATGGTGTAGGCGAACTTGTTGACCGGGTCGTCGTGGTGCACCACCAGCAGGTGCCGCCCCACCCCCGGGACCGGCGGGTCCGCCTCGTCCGGCTGTGACACCAGGATCAGCCGGTGGTCGGGGTCGATCGCGTCGGGGTACTCGCGCCACCGCTTCCACAGCTCGGTCCGGAACGGCACGCCGAGGTACAGCCCCCCGGACACGCCGAGGTGGTCGAACTCCCGCGGCCCCACGACCGTCCCGGGCCCCGCGGCCACGTCC containing:
- a CDS encoding Glu/Leu/Phe/Val dehydrogenase dimerization domain-containing protein, translated to MAAGPWERLEGHEQVVVGSDPGTGLRAVVAIHSTALGPALGGTRMYPYPDEDAALADVLRLARAMTYKNALAGLDHGGGKAVIMGDPRTDKTPELLRAYGRLVASLGGRYVTACDVGTYVEDMDVVAEVCPWTTGRSPAQGGAGDSGILTAVGVWQGIRACAQHLWGSPDLAGRRVGISGAGKVGRRLAAHLAEEGAHVVVADPSAAALDAVRDEVPGVEIAASTEDLVERDLDVFSPNALGGALTRDVAARLRAAAVCGGANNQLAEEAVADLLAERGVLYAPDYLVNCGGVIQVAEEVHGFDMDRARARVLRVFDTTVRVLDRARAEGVTPEAAAAAEAEDRVAAAAATAPRFRTF